One window of the Labilibaculum sp. genome contains the following:
- a CDS encoding sigma-54 dependent transcriptional regulator yields the protein MKEAKILIVDDNKSILSALDLLLTGSCKKVKCLSSPNALLSELKSDSYDVVLLDMNFKAGINTGNEGIYWLNQILEYNSGLSVVMITAYGDVELAVKAVRSGAVDFVLKPWENEKMLTTIEMAWKLSHSRKEVKNLRLKENELIAEINKNKNHIIGSSPAWEKVMAVVRKVAMTNANILITGENGTGKELVAREIHRLSNRAKKVMVTVDMGSIAENLFESELFGHKKGAFTDAGMDRMGKIEAANEGTLFLDEIGNLSMPMQAKLLSVLQNRTLTRLGENLPVDIDVRLVCATNCNLVKMIGEGRFREDLLYRINTIQIELPSLRDRIADIPELVQFFVKLYAEKYNKNGLVIAPEAIAKLQTYRWPGNVRELQHAIEKAVILSDTHLISAKDFVFKMDEFSAAEAFGGTLEDMEKQLILGAIEKQMGNLSAVSAQLGVTRQTLYNKIKKYGL from the coding sequence ATGAAAGAAGCCAAAATTTTAATTGTTGATGACAATAAAAGCATTTTAAGCGCTTTGGATTTGTTACTGACAGGAAGCTGTAAAAAAGTAAAATGTTTGTCGAGTCCAAACGCCTTGCTTTCAGAATTGAAAAGTGACAGCTACGATGTTGTGCTTTTGGATATGAATTTTAAAGCAGGAATTAATACCGGAAACGAAGGAATTTATTGGTTGAATCAGATTTTGGAATACAATTCGGGATTGAGTGTGGTCATGATTACTGCCTATGGAGATGTAGAGTTGGCTGTGAAAGCAGTGCGTTCGGGAGCTGTCGATTTTGTTCTGAAACCTTGGGAGAATGAGAAGATGCTGACGACTATCGAGATGGCCTGGAAATTAAGCCATTCCAGAAAAGAGGTAAAGAATCTTCGCTTAAAGGAAAATGAATTGATTGCTGAAATCAACAAAAATAAGAATCACATTATTGGAAGTTCGCCGGCTTGGGAAAAAGTGATGGCCGTGGTTCGAAAAGTGGCCATGACCAATGCGAATATTCTGATTACGGGAGAAAATGGAACCGGAAAGGAATTGGTTGCCCGGGAGATTCACCGGCTTTCCAACCGGGCGAAGAAGGTGATGGTTACCGTTGATATGGGATCCATAGCCGAAAATTTGTTTGAGAGTGAATTGTTCGGGCACAAAAAAGGAGCATTTACCGATGCCGGAATGGATAGAATGGGGAAAATTGAAGCGGCCAACGAAGGCACACTCTTTCTCGACGAAATTGGAAATTTATCCATGCCAATGCAGGCGAAGCTGCTATCGGTACTGCAGAACAGAACACTAACCCGACTGGGCGAAAATTTGCCTGTTGATATTGATGTACGATTGGTTTGTGCGACCAACTGTAATCTGGTTAAAATGATTGGAGAAGGACGTTTTCGGGAAGATTTGCTTTACCGGATTAACACCATACAAATTGAATTGCCGTCCTTGCGCGACCGTATTGCTGACATTCCCGAATTGGTGCAGTTTTTTGTGAAGCTTTACGCTGAAAAATACAATAAGAACGGACTTGTTATTGCACCGGAAGCCATCGCGAAATTACAAACTTACCGTTGGCCCGGTAATGTTCGTGAATTGCAGCATGCTATAGAAAAAGCTGTAATCCTTAGCGATACACACTTAATTAGTGCAAAAGATTTTGTTTTTAAAATGGATGAATTCTCGGCTGCTGAAGCCTTTGGCGGCACATTGGAAGATATGGAGAAGCAGTTGATTTTGGGAGCAATCGAAAAGCAAATGGGGAATCTTTCTGCTGTATCGGCGCAATTAGGAGTAACACGACAAACCCTTTACAATAAAATTAAGAAGTATGGCTTATAG
- a CDS encoding FtsX-like permease family protein produces MIRSVAWRNIWRSPLRSGIIIAAISIGMSAGVFTTTFTKGWMNQRLEAGVETEASHIRIQQAKFGENYDLKESIPQAAQLADELARLPQVNGVSPRIVIQSMLASAETGTGVKIIGINPEKEKTVTNLHAKLSEGKYFEGMKRNPILIGAKLAKKLKVKMKSKVVITVQDASGNITGGAFRVCGIFDITNGMYEETNVFVLKSDLARLLGLDEQVSHEIIVHLDDTELIDQQSLLLKNKHKNLLVQTWKEAMPELGYINEIGNLYTYIFVIIILLALGFGIVNTMLMVILERVKEIGMLMAVGMSKTRIFGMLMLETVLLTFTGGFTGILIGLGATYATMENGINLSSYAAGFEDMGYSAHVYPVVEFETLLVITILVIITGIAASIYPARKALKYHPADAIRTE; encoded by the coding sequence ATGATCAGATCAGTAGCATGGAGAAATATTTGGCGCAGTCCGCTTCGCTCAGGAATTATTATTGCTGCAATCAGTATTGGCATGTCGGCAGGTGTATTTACCACCACTTTTACCAAAGGCTGGATGAATCAGCGGCTTGAGGCAGGGGTTGAAACCGAGGCTTCGCACATACGAATTCAGCAAGCAAAATTTGGAGAGAATTACGACCTGAAAGAATCCATTCCCCAAGCCGCACAACTGGCTGATGAATTAGCCCGCCTGCCGCAGGTTAATGGCGTAAGTCCGCGAATTGTGATCCAATCGATGCTTGCCTCGGCCGAAACAGGAACGGGAGTTAAAATCATTGGAATCAACCCCGAAAAAGAAAAGACTGTTACCAATTTGCACGCCAAATTATCTGAAGGAAAATATTTCGAAGGGATGAAGAGAAATCCGATTTTAATTGGAGCCAAACTGGCTAAAAAACTGAAGGTGAAAATGAAGTCGAAAGTCGTAATTACCGTTCAGGATGCATCGGGAAATATTACCGGAGGAGCTTTTAGAGTATGTGGCATTTTTGATATCACCAATGGGATGTACGAAGAAACAAATGTGTTTGTGCTCAAGAGCGATCTGGCCCGCTTACTCGGATTGGATGAGCAGGTTTCGCACGAAATAATTGTTCATCTGGATGATACGGAACTGATCGATCAGCAGAGCCTGCTGCTAAAGAACAAGCACAAAAATTTGTTGGTTCAGACCTGGAAAGAAGCCATGCCCGAATTGGGTTATATCAATGAAATTGGAAATCTGTATACCTATATTTTTGTTATCATTATTCTATTGGCTCTGGGCTTTGGAATTGTAAACACCATGCTGATGGTGATTCTTGAAAGAGTAAAGGAAATTGGCATGTTAATGGCGGTAGGCATGAGCAAAACCCGGATTTTTGGCATGTTAATGCTGGAAACCGTTCTGCTGACTTTCACAGGAGGATTTACCGGCATTCTTATTGGCCTGGGTGCCACATACGCCACAATGGAAAACGGGATCAATCTTTCGAGTTACGCCGCCGGCTTCGAAGACATGGGCTACAGTGCTCATGTGTATCCGGTGGTGGAATTTGAAACACTGCTTGTGATCACAATACTTGTGATTATCACCGGAATTGCGGCATCAATCTATCCGGCCCGAAAAGCCTTAAAATACCATCCCGCTGATGCGATAAGAACTGAGTAA
- a CDS encoding ATP-binding protein, producing the protein MAYRHYNSALFVRLGFVIFFAVLIGCFLSQASYYFAFPILCAEIVLVLQFVRFLNKTHKEMNYFVQSIKNEDTTLRFPIKTGNAIINELHQSLNELNGILQQVQVKSKIKEKYFGEILQNIATGVVVLAEDGYVTDVNSAALELLSLKTFTHIKQLDQVDSKFTSGLTELKNRQKKVLDLILKKERIQVISRCSVIRLENEEVRLITLQDIRGELERKEIDAWVKLIRVLSHEIMNSLAPVTSISQSLKRIWEQKLGAITDVSEDIHVEKTINGLGVITEMSEALIRFVQSYRVLSKAPEPKLAIIDTHSFFERLNILLSPIKESFFGNLKLTPPVKNFRFTADEQMMVQVIINLVKNAAEAFNGQPSGADSNAAIAVTSIQKGEITEIRVSDNGHGISEEIADEIFIPFFTTKENGSGIGLSYSRQIMRAHGGSLLCRSKVGETVFTVRW; encoded by the coding sequence ATGGCTTATAGACACTACAATTCAGCTTTATTCGTACGGCTTGGTTTTGTGATTTTTTTCGCAGTGCTGATTGGCTGTTTTCTTTCGCAGGCATCCTATTATTTCGCATTCCCAATTCTCTGCGCCGAAATTGTCTTGGTACTTCAATTTGTGCGTTTTTTGAACAAAACGCACAAGGAGATGAACTACTTTGTTCAGTCCATTAAAAATGAAGATACCACTTTGCGTTTCCCCATTAAAACAGGCAATGCCATTATTAACGAACTGCATCAAAGTTTGAACGAGCTGAACGGCATTTTGCAGCAAGTGCAGGTGAAAAGCAAAATTAAGGAGAAATATTTCGGAGAAATTCTTCAGAATATTGCAACCGGAGTTGTGGTACTTGCCGAAGATGGTTACGTTACTGATGTGAATTCGGCGGCCTTGGAACTACTCAGCTTAAAGACTTTCACACATATTAAGCAACTCGATCAGGTCGATTCAAAATTTACATCAGGTCTTACAGAACTAAAAAACCGCCAGAAAAAAGTATTGGATCTCATCTTAAAAAAAGAACGGATACAGGTGATTTCGAGATGTTCGGTAATTCGTCTGGAGAATGAAGAAGTGAGGCTGATAACTTTACAGGATATCCGGGGAGAATTGGAACGCAAGGAAATTGATGCCTGGGTAAAACTGATTAGAGTACTGAGTCACGAAATAATGAATTCATTGGCTCCGGTTACTTCCATTTCACAGTCCCTGAAAAGAATATGGGAGCAGAAATTGGGCGCCATAACGGATGTGTCTGAAGATATTCATGTAGAAAAAACCATTAACGGTTTGGGCGTGATTACCGAAATGAGCGAAGCATTGATTCGTTTTGTACAATCGTATCGGGTATTGTCCAAGGCACCGGAACCTAAATTAGCTATCATCGATACTCATTCTTTTTTCGAGCGTTTGAATATTCTGTTGTCGCCCATAAAAGAGAGTTTTTTCGGAAATTTAAAGTTGACACCACCCGTTAAAAATTTTCGGTTTACGGCTGATGAACAAATGATGGTTCAGGTAATTATTAATCTGGTGAAAAATGCGGCAGAAGCTTTCAACGGACAGCCTTCCGGAGCAGATTCCAATGCAGCTATTGCTGTAACTTCCATTCAAAAGGGCGAAATTACAGAGATCAGAGTATCAGATAACGGTCATGGTATTTCGGAGGAAATTGCAGATGAAATTTTCATTCCCTTTTTCACCACAAAAGAGAACGGATCGGGCATTGGCTTGAGTTATTCCCGTCAGATTATGCGTGCCCATGGCGGCAGTCTTCTTTGCCGTTCGAAAGTGGGAGAGACCGTGTTTACCGTGAGATGGTAG
- a CDS encoding GNAT family protein, whose amino-acid sequence MIKLKPLTPENLPSFCKWIKDEEAIIYSLSIFQAMKTDQQIEDWYAQAISDKRNSNHGIFVDGVFVGYAGISGISTINKSGEYFIFIGDKDHWGKGIGTQVTRKIVKMGFEELGLNRIMLTVSVPNIAGVKAYERAGFVLEGRYREAALRNGEYHDKLVMSVLKSEWKDWK is encoded by the coding sequence ATGATTAAACTAAAACCACTCACCCCCGAAAACCTTCCGTCATTCTGCAAATGGATTAAAGATGAGGAAGCAATCATTTACTCCTTGTCAATATTTCAGGCGATGAAAACCGACCAACAGATTGAAGATTGGTATGCACAGGCCATTAGTGATAAAAGGAACAGCAATCACGGAATTTTTGTGGATGGTGTTTTTGTTGGTTACGCAGGCATCAGTGGCATTTCAACGATTAATAAATCGGGAGAATATTTCATTTTCATAGGCGATAAGGATCATTGGGGAAAGGGAATTGGTACCCAAGTCACTCGAAAGATTGTGAAAATGGGTTTTGAAGAATTGGGTTTGAACCGCATCATGCTGACGGTTTCGGTGCCTAACATTGCCGGTGTAAAAGCTTATGAGCGGGCAGGTTTTGTTTTGGAAGGTCGTTACAGGGAAGCTGCACTTCGAAATGGAGAATACCATGATAAATTGGTGATGTCGGTACTGAAATCGGAATGGAAGGATTGGAAATAA
- a CDS encoding ABC transporter ATP-binding protein: MNIIEITNLHKIYNDSEVNVHAVNGISLSFEEGEFAAIVGPSGSGKSTLLNMLGGLDEPTNGKILIDNKDLRELTSSDLIKFRMQNIGFVFQSYNLIPVLTARENVEFIMHLQNRPKKEREERSMELLNAVGLEGRENSRPNKLSGGQQQRVAVARALASKPKFVLADEPTANLDSKSTENLLEIMEDLNKKENITFIFSTHDQRVVNKAHRVITLEDGKIISDERRP; the protein is encoded by the coding sequence ATGAACATCATAGAAATTACAAACCTTCATAAGATATACAACGACTCCGAAGTAAATGTTCATGCCGTAAACGGCATTAGCCTTAGCTTCGAAGAAGGTGAGTTTGCAGCCATTGTAGGACCTTCCGGCTCAGGGAAATCGACCCTGCTAAACATGCTTGGTGGTTTGGATGAGCCTACCAATGGCAAAATTCTGATCGACAATAAGGATTTACGTGAGTTAACATCGTCTGATCTGATTAAATTCAGAATGCAGAATATTGGTTTTGTTTTTCAATCGTACAACCTGATTCCGGTTTTAACGGCCAGGGAAAATGTGGAATTCATTATGCATCTGCAAAACCGTCCCAAAAAGGAACGGGAAGAAAGAAGCATGGAGTTATTAAATGCCGTTGGTTTAGAGGGACGAGAAAACAGCCGTCCAAATAAACTTTCCGGCGGACAGCAGCAACGGGTTGCAGTGGCAAGAGCTTTGGCCTCGAAACCCAAATTTGTTTTGGCCGACGAACCTACTGCAAATCTGGATTCGAAATCGACCGAGAATCTATTGGAGATCATGGAAGACCTGAACAAAAAGGAGAACATCACCTTTATTTTTTCAACTCACGACCAAAGAGTTGTGAACAAGGCTCATCGGGTAATCACCCTTGAGGATGGAAAAATTATTAGTGACGAACGCAGACCATAA